A section of the Osmia lignaria lignaria isolate PbOS001 chromosome 3, iyOsmLign1, whole genome shotgun sequence genome encodes:
- the LOC117608023 gene encoding aquaporin produces MSNLKEALGIGELTDKESGLYRALVAEFLGTLLLNFFGCGSVVTGNIVAISLAFGLTVAAAIQGIGHLSGGHVNPAVTFGLMVIGKVPIIRGLLYVIAQCIGAIAGSGVLRALSPERMEGALGVVSLSDDVTPVQGFGIEFFLALILVLVVCGACDPAKHYSKGIAPLIIGLSVLVGHLVGVPRTGAGMNPARSLGSAVVMGMFDNHWLYWIGPILGGMAGALIYAFVISPAKEEELPRTYAAVATAEKRER; encoded by the exons ATGTCGAACTTGAAAGAAGCTCTGGGAATCGGCGAACTTACCGATAAGGAGTCAGGCCTTTATCGAGCTCTTGTAGCGGAATTCCTCGGCACCTTGCTGTTGAACTTCTTCGGCTGTGGATCGGTCGTCACTGGTAACATCGTTGCCATAAGCTTGGCCTTTGGCTTGACGGTAGCCGCCGCCATTCAAGGAATCGGACACCTTTCCGGTGGCCACGTCAATCCTGCGGTTACCTTTGGTTTAATGGTAATTGGTAAG GTACCAATAATTAGAGGGTTACTGTACGTGATAGCTCAATGCATAGGAGCGATAGCAGGGTCTGGTGTGTTGAGAGCATTATCTCCCGAACGAATGGAGGGTGCACTAGGCGTGGTATCCCTCTCCGATGATGTTACGCCTGTCCAAGGATTTGGTATCGAATTTTTCCTCGCTTTGATACTGGTACTGGTCGTTTGCGGTGCATGCGACCCAGCTAAACATTACAGCAAAGGAATTGCCCCTCTCATAATCGGACTGTCGGTCTTAGTTGGTCATCTTGTTGGC GTACCAAGAACTGGAGCAGGAATGAATCCAGCTAGGTCGTTAGGCAGTGCAGTGGTGATGGGAATGTTCGATAATCATTGGCTTTATTGGATCGGTCCGATTCTGGGTGGAATGGCGGGTGCATTGATCTATGCATTTGTAATCAGTCCAGCAAAGGAGGAGGAACTTCCGCGAACATACGCTGCGGTCGCAACAGCGGAGAAAAGGGAACGATAA